The following is a genomic window from Streptomyces lincolnensis.
ACCGGCCACGACGGCCCCGCGCTCACCCGACTAGCCAAGCCTCGTGGCGAGTTGGTCAGCCCGTCCGGCGGATGAGAGCCAGATACATCGCGTCGGTGCCGTGCAGATGCGGCCACAGCTGGACGTCCGGTCCCTCACCGAGTTCCGGCACGCCCGCCAACAGAGGCCGCGCGTCGACGAGTTCGGCCTCCGGACGCTGCTTGAGGACGTCGTCGACCACCGCCCGGGTCTCCGCGAGATGCGGCGAGCACGTGGCGTAGCCGACGACTCCGCCGACCCGCACGGAGTCGAGGGCCGTGTGCAGCAGGGACCGCTGCAACGGCGCGAACCCGTCGAGGTCGTCCGGCCGCCGGCGCCAGCGGGCCTCGGGCCGCCGCCGCAGCGCGCCCAGGCCCGTGCACGGCACGTCCATCAGCACCCGGTCGAACGAGCCGGGCCGCCACGGCGGCCGGGTCCCGTCGGCGGCGATGACCTGATACGGCCCCGGGTTCCCGTCGAGCGCCTTGGCGACGAGTCCCGCCCGGTGCGGCTGCTTCTCGGAGGCGAGCAGCAGGGCCCCGCGCTCGGCGGCGAGAGCGGCGAGCAGCGCGGCCTTGCCACCGGGCCCGGCACATCCGTCGAGCCACTTCTCGTCCGGCCCGTCCAGGGGCGCGTTGGCGAGCGCCAGCGCGACGAGCTGGCTGCCCTCGTCCTGCACCCCGGCCCGGTTCTCCCGTACGGCCTCCACGGCACCGGGCTCCCCGCCCTCGGCCAGCCGTACGGCATACGGCGACCAGCGCCCCGGCACCGCCGCGTCCTCCCGCAGCAGCTCCTCGGCGGTGGCCCGCCCGGGCCGGGCGACCAGGGTCACCTCGGGCCGCTCGTTGTCGGCCGCCAGCAGGTCCTCGATGCCGGCCCGGCCACCGCCGAGCGAGTCCCAGAGCGCGGAGACGACCCAGCGGGGGTGCGAGTGCACGACGGCGAGGTGGTCCTCGGGGTCCTCGTCGTAGGGCGGCGCGACCTTCTCCAGCCACGCGTCGAGATCGTTCTGCGCGATCTTCCGCAGCACGGCGTTGACGAACTTGGCCCGCCCGTCGCCGAGCACGACCCGGGCGAGCTCGACGGAGGCCGAGACCGCGGCGTGCGTGGGGATGCGCGTCCCGAGCAGCTGGTGCGCACCCAGGCTGAGCACGTCGAGCACGGGCGGGTCGACCTCCCGCAGCGGCCGGTCGACGCACGCGGCGATGATCGCGTCGTACGTCCCCTGCCGCCGCAGCGTCCCGTACACCAGCTCCGTCGCCAGCGCCGCGTCCCGTGTGTCGAAGTCGCCCTTCTCGCGCGCCTTGCGCAGCAGCGGCGGCAGGACGAGGTTGGCGTACGCGTCCCGCTCGTCCACGGCCCGCAGCGCCTCGAAGGCGAGCATGCGGACGGGGTCCTTCTGGGGCCGGCGGTAGGGCTTGCCGGGCTTGCGGGGACTACGGGGCTGACGGGGCTGGTCACTCACGAAAAAGGTGCTCCGGATTTCAGAAGAGGCGACGCACCAAGCGTAAGTCCGCCGCCCCCGCCTCACGCTCCGAGGGTCTCGCCCTCGCCGATGCGCACCCCGCGCGCCCAGTCGGCGGCCTTCATCGGCTTCTTGCCCTGGGCCTGCACCCACAGCAGCTCGATCGCGTACGACGCGGTACCGACGTGGACGCTGTTCTTCCCCACGGCGAGCGCACCGGGGGCGAGGTCGGTCCGCTCGGGGACGGGCCGGACCTGGATCAGCTTGAGCCGCTCGCCCCGGAAGACGGTCCACGCCCCGGGCGCCGGCGTACACCCGCGCACCACCCGGTCCACCCGCAGCGCGGGCGTGCCCCAGTCCACCTGGGCGTCCTCTACGGTGATCTTCGGAGCCACGGTGATGCCCTCGGCCGGCTGCGGTACGGCCTTCAGCGTGCCGTCCTCGATGCCGTCCATGGTGGCGGCGAGCAGCCCGGAGCCGGCGAAGGCGAGCCGGGTGAGCAGGTCACCGCTGGTGTCGGTGGACCGGATCTCCTCGGTGACCGTGCCGTAGACCGGTCCGGAGTCGAGCCCCTCCTCGATGAGGAAGGTCGAGGCACCGGTGATCTCGTCCCCCGCCATGATGGAGTGCTGCACGGGCGCGGCCCCGCGCCAGGCGGGCAGCAGCGAGAAGTGCAGGTTGACCCAGCCGTGGACGGGGACGTCGAGGGCGACCCTGGGCAGCAGGGCGCCGTAGGCCACGACGGGACAGCAGTCGGGGGCGATGGCGCGCAGCCGCTCCAGGAACTCGGGGTCCCGCGGCTTCACCGGCTTCAGCACCTCGATCCCGGCCTCCTCGGCCCGCTCGGCGACGGGGCTCGCGACCAGTCGGCGCCCGCGCCCGGCCGGCGCGTCGGGCCGCGTAACGACGGCGGCCACCTCGTGCCGCCCGGAGGCGATGAGAGCGTCCAGGGCGGGAACGGCGACCTCGGGGGTACCGGCGAAGACCAGCTTCATGGGTGGGTTCGGGCCTCTCGGGCGGCGACTGCGGGCAACGCACAAGTGTATGGCGCCCGTGTGCCACGCGGCGCCGCCTGCGGTGATCGCGGCGCGCACCCCCCGGCCGGGGCGCACGCATATGCCCCTACGCCCCCGGTGCGTGACCAGCGGAGCGCCCACGCGTTGGTCAAGAAAGAGTTGACCACAGCGGGCCGCACATCGCGCGGCCCGACCTTTTCATCGCCGGTTCGAGAGGCTTGTTCATGGCCGACCACGCAACCCACGACGCCCAGGCTCGGGCCAGCCTGCACTTGCTGGTGCGGGACATCGAGCGGGTCCGCCGGCAGGTGGACGCACTGCGCACGCTCACCGCCCAGCTGGGCAACGTCTACCGCCCGCGCCGCTCCGGTCCCTCCACGGGCTTCGTCGTCTACGGACGCGCCCCCGCCCCGACGGTGCGTCTCGCCCAGGAACTGCGGGACAGTGTCGAGACCCTGGTCACGGCCGCGGTGGATTTCGACCGTTCGCTCGGGTTCTCGTGGGACGCGGTGGGTTCCGCCCTCGGAGTCACCAAGCAGGCGGTGCACCGCCGTTACGGCGCCCGTCGCGCCACCGCCCAGGCGGCCGCCGAGACCGAGCGGGCCACGGACACCACGAGCTCCCACCCCGTCAACGTCGGTACCGGCATCTCCACCGTGCCGACGGTCCCCGCCGCCCGCTCCATGCCGACCCAGCCGACCGCCGGCAGCCCGACCCTCCGCGACGAGGCCAGGCCCACCGCCTTCCCCGGCCCTCGCAACGGCTGACTCCCCCCTGCTTCCCTGCCCTCCCGGCACGCGCCCCGGGAGGGCAGACGCATGTCGTACGCCGATCGCGTCCGCGTGGTCCACGACGGTGCGGTGCGCGGTGGTGAACGGGTACATGGTCCGTGTACTCACTTGGGGCGGGCTTGTGCCGGGCCTTGCTGGTCCGGGGCGGGGTGTGCCGCTCCGGCTGATCCGCAGCCGGGTGTGCGCGGCACT
Proteins encoded in this region:
- the fmt gene encoding methionyl-tRNA formyltransferase gives rise to the protein MKLVFAGTPEVAVPALDALIASGRHEVAAVVTRPDAPAGRGRRLVASPVAERAEEAGIEVLKPVKPRDPEFLERLRAIAPDCCPVVAYGALLPRVALDVPVHGWVNLHFSLLPAWRGAAPVQHSIMAGDEITGASTFLIEEGLDSGPVYGTVTEEIRSTDTSGDLLTRLAFAGSGLLAATMDGIEDGTLKAVPQPAEGITVAPKITVEDAQVDWGTPALRVDRVVRGCTPAPGAWTVFRGERLKLIQVRPVPERTDLAPGALAVGKNSVHVGTASYAIELLWVQAQGKKPMKAADWARGVRIGEGETLGA
- a CDS encoding RsmB/NOP family class I SAM-dependent RNA methyltransferase; this encodes MSDQPRQPRSPRKPGKPYRRPQKDPVRMLAFEALRAVDERDAYANLVLPPLLRKAREKGDFDTRDAALATELVYGTLRRQGTYDAIIAACVDRPLREVDPPVLDVLSLGAHQLLGTRIPTHAAVSASVELARVVLGDGRAKFVNAVLRKIAQNDLDAWLEKVAPPYDEDPEDHLAVVHSHPRWVVSALWDSLGGGRAGIEDLLAADNERPEVTLVARPGRATAEELLREDAAVPGRWSPYAVRLAEGGEPGAVEAVRENRAGVQDEGSQLVALALANAPLDGPDEKWLDGCAGPGGKAALLAALAAERGALLLASEKQPHRAGLVAKALDGNPGPYQVIAADGTRPPWRPGSFDRVLMDVPCTGLGALRRRPEARWRRRPDDLDGFAPLQRSLLHTALDSVRVGGVVGYATCSPHLAETRAVVDDVLKQRPEAELVDARPLLAGVPELGEGPDVQLWPHLHGTDAMYLALIRRTG